One window of Halopseudomonas maritima genomic DNA carries:
- the flgK gene encoding flagellar hook-associated protein FlgK, with protein MANLFGIGLSGLKSAQTQLSVTGQNITNVNTPGYTRQTAVQTAQVPSFTGAGYMGNGTKVVDVDRIYNQFLTNQVRTATSTNAEVQAFKSQLEQLNTLVSSSATGITPGLQSYFDALQTAIEDPANLPARQLFLSEAEGLAARFNTVQTSLSSQNQFIGQQMGTLADQASRLASSIASYNDSIAVAAANGAQPNDLLDARDEAVRELSELIGVTVVQQDDNMLNIFIGSGQPLVVGNQASTLAVQPGAGDPSRVDVVLKAGNAVQDVTGLISGGELGGLIKYRNDVLDPALNAIGRLALSIASEFNEQQGQGLDLNGNAGASLFNDINSAELVDGRSLARATNSDPNAKLDVLISDTSQLSTSDYEVVFTSATEFTVRRTSDDSVSGPYDLNSVPPPELDGFTIELGGGGIAAGDRFLLTPTRHAAAEMTVVMQQPQELAFAAPGSVEASLDNRGTGSLSQPSLTAGPSPIDSAALQGLLPVELSYDEASGELQVTGGTATLNPSPLVITPGQTNSVEVTVGGYTFSMSMTGTPKDGDSFNLAFNAGVADNRNALVMSGLQTAKVLGQANGAEGFSFVDGYGDLVQRVATYTAQARTNSESSAAVLTQATNNRDSVSAVSLDEEAANLIKFEQYYNASAQVIQVARTIFDTLINSVR; from the coding sequence ATGGCAAATTTATTCGGTATCGGCCTTAGCGGCCTGAAGTCGGCCCAGACCCAGCTGTCGGTCACGGGCCAGAACATCACCAACGTCAACACCCCAGGTTACACCCGGCAGACGGCGGTGCAGACCGCGCAGGTACCCAGTTTCACTGGGGCTGGTTATATGGGTAACGGCACCAAGGTGGTGGATGTAGACCGCATTTATAACCAGTTTCTGACCAACCAGGTGCGTACCGCGACCTCCACCAACGCCGAGGTGCAGGCCTTTAAGTCTCAACTGGAGCAGCTCAACACCTTGGTGTCCAGCAGCGCTACCGGTATCACGCCTGGCCTGCAAAGCTATTTTGATGCCCTGCAGACGGCAATTGAAGACCCGGCCAACCTGCCGGCACGCCAGCTCTTTTTGTCCGAGGCCGAGGGCCTGGCGGCACGCTTCAACACGGTGCAGACCAGCCTGAGCAGTCAGAATCAGTTTATCGGCCAGCAGATGGGCACGCTGGCCGATCAGGCCAGTCGTCTGGCCAGCTCGATCGCCAGCTACAACGACAGCATCGCGGTGGCTGCCGCCAATGGCGCGCAACCCAATGACCTGCTCGACGCCCGTGATGAGGCGGTCCGCGAACTGAGTGAATTGATCGGCGTGACCGTAGTACAGCAGGACGACAACATGCTGAACATCTTTATCGGCTCCGGTCAGCCATTGGTAGTGGGTAACCAGGCATCGACACTGGCCGTGCAGCCGGGTGCTGGCGATCCGTCGCGGGTGGATGTGGTGCTCAAGGCGGGCAATGCGGTGCAGGATGTCACCGGGCTGATCAGTGGTGGCGAGCTGGGCGGTTTGATCAAGTACCGTAATGATGTGCTGGATCCAGCGCTTAACGCTATTGGCCGCCTGGCACTGTCGATTGCCAGTGAGTTCAACGAGCAGCAAGGCCAGGGGCTGGACCTCAATGGCAACGCGGGCGCCTCGCTGTTCAACGACATCAACAGTGCTGAGCTGGTGGACGGCCGTAGCCTTGCGCGCGCCACCAATAGTGACCCCAACGCCAAGCTCGATGTGCTGATCAGCGACACCTCACAGCTGAGCACCTCGGACTACGAAGTGGTGTTTACCAGTGCCACCGAGTTCACGGTGCGGCGCACCTCCGATGACAGCGTCAGCGGCCCCTATGACCTGAACAGTGTGCCGCCACCGGAGCTTGACGGCTTTACTATCGAGTTGGGCGGTGGCGGTATCGCTGCCGGTGACCGCTTCCTGCTGACGCCCACCCGTCATGCCGCCGCCGAGATGACGGTGGTGATGCAGCAGCCACAGGAACTGGCGTTTGCCGCGCCCGGCTCGGTTGAGGCCAGCCTGGATAACCGCGGTACCGGCAGTCTGAGTCAACCGAGCCTGACCGCCGGGCCATCGCCCATCGACTCGGCCGCGCTGCAGGGGCTGTTGCCTGTCGAATTGAGCTATGACGAGGCCAGTGGCGAGCTGCAGGTGACAGGCGGCACCGCCACACTCAACCCGTCACCGCTGGTCATCACTCCGGGCCAGACCAACAGCGTTGAAGTGACTGTGGGCGGGTATACCTTCAGCATGTCGATGACGGGGACGCCGAAGGATGGCGACAGTTTTAACCTGGCCTTTAACGCCGGGGTAGCAGATAACCGCAATGCGCTGGTGATGTCCGGGCTGCAGACCGCGAAGGTTCTGGGCCAGGCCAACGGTGCCGAAGGCTTCTCCTTTGTCGATGGCTATGGCGACTTGGTACAGCGCGTGGCGACTTATACCGCTCAGGCGCGCACCAACTCCGAATCCAGCGCGGCAGTGCTGACCCAGGCAACCAATAATCGTGATTCGGTCTCTGCGGTGAGTCTGGATGAAGAGGCCGCGAATCTGATCAAGTTTGAGCAGTACTATAATGCGTCGGCTCAGGTGATTCAGGTCGCCAGAACCATTTTTGATACGCTGATCAACAGCGTCAGATAA